The Silene latifolia isolate original U9 population chromosome 4, ASM4854445v1, whole genome shotgun sequence region AATTGTAATTTTTACAAATATTTTGGGTTGTAAATTTtattgtttaattttaatgttttGCTATTCGGAAATGAAGAAAAGCTAGTTTTCGCCTTTTCGGGTCCTTATTTGCTACCTTTGATACTTTAGATCCTTAACGATTAACTTATATACATCGGGGGTCCTTATCGCTACATTTGGACATACTTGAGGTTCGTGTTGTATAGTTTACTCCCACCACTCATAATAAGTGAGGTTGTAATGAGCTGATCAATGTGTGATTCAAAAACAAGTGGATAAAGTTTAGCAGTTTGTTTCAAGTGTAGTTGAGAAATGCAATATTTGTCCCTAGTAAACCAAGGTCTTCCCTATCAGGTGTTACATGTCCAAAAGAGGTTTCGCAACGGGAAGCCTCAGTGCTCCAGCCTGAAACAGCCGAGAGGACTAAGTCTTAAGACTACTTGGCCAACGATCTCAGCTGCCTTGTTTGGTTCAGGCTTCGTACTGGGGCCACTCCTTGACGGTCTCCATTCCAGGGTTAATCTTGTGGTTTATCGTACTGGTTCCATCCACATCGGTCCTCTGTCCACTAACATCTGGGTCTGATTTTCTTCTTCTACTTAttcctttccttttcttatttatttatttatttatcgcttGAGAATGGACATGAAAGCAGGTTCCAGTTCTGCTAGGCGTGTTCTACTGCGCAGTTGGCCTGTTACAGCTCTACTTAGATGAAAGGACGTCTCCTAGTGCTACAACACAAGGAAGCCTTAAGAAAATGCTCGTCTCATTAATGTCAGTAATTCAGATCATCACTCGAAACATGATGTTGGGCCTATGCGCTAACAATTGGAAGT contains the following coding sequences:
- the LOC141652902 gene encoding uncharacterized protein LOC141652902 isoform X1, translating into MQYLSLVNQGLPYQVLHVQKRFRNGKPQCSSLKQPRGLSLKTTWPTISAALFGSGFVLGPLLDGLHSRVNLVVYRTGSIHIGPLSTNIWVPVLLGVFYCAVGLLQLYLDERTSPSATTQGSLKKMLVSLISLVLFIELSAEMYNSGVPANVEAYVLFAAAEFIWFLTNRTWFGFALACIVGVACPLAEIPLIKYLHLWDYPQANVVLFGEGLVSWTITCYFVYTFFLINYSRWLKSVFVADDFKSKA